The region CACAACTATTGTTTTGGATCATtgaattttaagagttaattttatttttgtccaaaatttataggtgatagtccattttagggtgtgtttggaaagtaggaaaattaCTTCtagaaaataagtcattttctataaaatattttcattttgtttagtTGCATTCTAGAAAATTGTCTTAACgcgtttggttcattttctggaaaatgagcattatatttttatttaaatatacaatggtggtggtggtggaggaaGAGGAGGTGGGTGGGTGGTGGCGATGGTGGTAGGGGTGGGtgggtggtggtgatggtggtagGGGGGGGTGGGTGGTGGGTGGTGGATAGTGGTTGTGGCGGCGACATGAGTGATTGGCTGCTCTACTGCTGCaaacaaaaaatgacttccccaaaaaaagggaagtcattttccacaaaatcaccTCTATTTTTTTATTGACCACACTCCTATTTTTCTGACTTCTACTTTCCCCCTCtagccaaacactgaaaactcggaaaatgattttcagaaatcattttccaagtttcgaaacacacccttagttttttttatgaaaatacccacatttggtcatagtattattgtgtcatgacCATATTTGgacctctatcaacaaaataattttaatgccgttaaatacaaatgCATTTCTATCTTCAATTacgaattttttcaaaaaaaaaaatatacataaaaatatagcgaggtcaactcactttgtataaaatgatcaaaatattgtatttaatgatatttcaacgAATTTGTTTACGGAAGGCCAAAAATTGTCacaccacaataatactaagactaaatgtgaatgtttttataaaaaatgactaagaatggattgtcacctataaatttaggataaaaaatagaattaactcaattttcAACTCCTTaccttctttttcattttgttttttttttttacaaataaaattaatgtataatatatttgaaAAGCTCAAGTTGATactcatattgatttttttttttcaaaatttgtgaaaaataaatttatagataCATGGCGTGAGGCTTTGACAGGCAGAACAAGGTTGACATATTATTGAAAGTAGCATGTACCCTcacaaagaatataatattatgaagtagtatttatatatacctacgatattatttttatgtacttaGACCCACTTTAATTTACAAGTTCTATCCTAATTCATGATATGATTTTCTCAATTACCCGACTTTCTAGGACATAtggaataataatatttgaaaagaaaaagactTCTTGTATTAaactggaaaaagaaaaagattttttaaagaaaaaaaaaattatagcctGAGATCTTCATGTTTCGCGCTTGTACGCCATTTTTTTCTTCGAAAATTTTCAGCcatgcatttttttaaagatcaaactaatttaatagttttattaattaatcgtCAAACAGGGCAATCAGGTCATTTTAAATTGGACAAATATTTTCTTCAGTCTTTAGTCTTAAGTCCTCTATTTGTTATCCTCATTACTTTGACCGCTGACCTGTAGAAAGCTAAGGAGACTTTCTAATGCAAAGGGAGCATGTTTTTGCGTTAATGGAGTTCCCCTTCACAATCTAACTACAAAACCAACCATAAACATAACTTACCCTAAATCTACACAATTgaattcttaaaataaataaataaacaacctCTTAACATTAATCTCGCTAGATAAAAGGCATAAAGAGGTCTCTTTACTCGATCTCCTAGTCTCCCCATAAGGAGATCCTCCCAGTACTTCAGAACGATAGACTGGGCATCTCCAATCGGAGAGATAGTATACACGGGTAACACGGCTTAGACATTGGTAGATGTGTTTCAAAGTGTCAATTTATTGATATTTAGCAATTTAAGTCAGTCATTGAAAACTAGTTCATCTAAAGAGGTAAAATTGTTGtcaagcactttgtgcttagATAACATGTAGTGATTCTTCTATATGGGAAGTCATGAGATTGAGTCTTAGTGGATGCGAATAATACCTGTAATAAGGTcaattctatttcattttttttaacaaaaaaaaagttataaaaccTTCCAGGTGATTTCTCCGGCCTGTGGTGCCACTGTCTTTCATTCTTTCTTTGCATGCATCACGTTGGTCGAATGTAAGCTGATATGTGTTGTGTAAAACCGGGACATCGTGTGAATGGTCAATGTAAATTCAATATTATGTCTCATCATGTagtactactatatatatatatatatatatatatatatatatatatatattataattaggtAAGAACCATGCTATATGTGAGAACCTGTAGACAaatctaaataattaatctagtagatctaactgttaaaaataaataaaactttgaaatatttataaaaatgatccgctcattttttacttgattttccaTCCATCAGACCTTGTAGATCAATAGTTTAAATTTGTCCACAAGTTCTCACATAAAGtgtgattatatatatctctttatGTAGGGAAAATAAATAGACCGTAACGGTTTTCTTTACGATTACATTAAATAAGATAAGACCAAAGCTTCATCAATTAGAAGCATTTTTCATGGTTAGCCGAAATTGTGAAATTTTGGACTGTGTGAGACATCTTCCACCTGTGTAGGGAATTGTCTGGTTATCTTAAAACACGTTTCAGATTTTTTTCTCTTCCTCTGTTGAATGTCGTTACTCTCTTGATATTATCTCATAACCTGATTGATTGCGTTTTCAATTCATTAAATAGGTTGAAAACTATACTTCACGGAAATTTCAGGAGTgtaacatttattattatttcttttttttttttattggagacatttgatttatttacaaGAAAGTCCACAATCATTATCCAAATGTGGTAAAGTTTAACTTGTAACTGTAATTGGAAAATGATTACAATGAGGTAAATCGGCTTAAGTTATCCATATTTTACCTTTCCAAACCAAGATAGCTAATATATAGCTCTCATAGAGAGTCAAACTTATTGAAACCTTATGGTTACCAAATCAACTGTTCGACTAGCTCTATTAGGGTTGTACCTGTTCAAAAATATTTCTATAACTCATTCAGAAATATTATTGTACCGTTTtctaataaattgaaaatttctaaaaaaaaaatagtccatTTTCAAATTACGAAAAAGCCTAGAAAGATTTTTTCAATATCATAAACAAGTTTGCTtgtcatttttcataatttattacCCAAAAAAACAACTGAaagcaaattttactgtgaacCATGGTCTACAAAGCTAGGTGGACCATGCACAAAAACATATTAACAGAAATAGTGTACTTTATCatacaaataatgaacattaaTTTACTGAATATTAGATTTTTATGTAAAAGGAGTGGAGTGTGCTGAATAATTTCATCTATGTtctacaaataataaatctcatGTACAACATAAATGAGCATAGAGTATACATGTCTAAATAATTAACCTTCTATCAATTTGTACATgctcaaataataaatcctaTGCATACAAATCATGAAcattacatataaaaataatgtgttttataCATAATCCACCTAATAAGCATTGATAACTGAGCTGTCCATCAGTGCCAGAGTTTCTTATCATACGATAAAAGTTTCGCCAAGGTCCACTGGCCCAGCCCATCAAAATTGGGCCAATTGAATTGTTGGATAGGATGTGTTAAAGTCTGGCCCAAATTTAATTCATGCATGAGCATTTTAGCAGtcaatctttttcattttttgaatcTCTTTCGACAGGcgtctatttatttttatttttgaaacccAAACAAAAAACTTCATTCAATCATAAACATCTTACATCCAGCTCAAGAACAGAGTTTTAGACACCATTTCCCAgatttaaaaacaaaagagaaaaaacaAGCTAGCAAACATAGACACCATCTCTTTAATATTGTCAATAATAGTCCCAAAAGCACCATCTTGGGGATCCCCAAAAAGAGCAAGAAGGACTTTCTGCGCATCCATTTCCACCTCAATCGTATTCAAACTCTGAGTCTTCAACCAACTAAGAGCTTCCTTCACACCCATAATCTCCACCTCCCTAACCATACAAATTCCTTCTCACCGTTAACATTTTGCTGCAATAAAATTACCATGAGTGTTCCGAATAGCCCAACCAAAACACATAACATCACTACCCTCATTGATAGCAACGTTAACATACATTAACCTTAAGCACATCTGGAAGTGGCCTTCTCCACCGTTGATAGGCGTCTATTATTATGAACGAATGATTTTgttgtaattttattaattgacgTTCATAACGTGTACCATGACAAGATTGACAATTGGTATTAGGGGAGCTTTGTAGTTTTAAAAAGTCCCAGTAATGGACAAAAAATCGATAACTTATTTAGCGTTTCACATCGATTAATCAATTAAGTCGGTTAATGAATTTTATAGGAATTACATAATGTGTTTTTGGTGGAGGTCTTAGAGGGCATGCCATGCGAATTCAGTGCACATGTGTTTTTTGGTAGGGACCAAGGGAGATGTGGGAATATCAAAAATGGAACAAGGCATATAGGCATAAGAATATAAGATACACTTCGCTCATACTTGACTTCATGCCCCTAACCCTAATCTCAAGATCTCAATTCCTgcctaattacaattattttttttaacaaaataattaattaaccttTAGTACaccttcaaaaaataatattatattcaatatattataaataaagtttcaatatattaaaaataactttaaatttCGAGATACTCATACTTAACTTGATTAAACTCTTAATACAGACAAATACTAGCGTGGATCATGGCTATAGAAATTCCCTATGCATATAATATACACTATCACTTCTACCTCACCTAATTTTATGATTTAGTAGCTATCAGCCTATCAGGTGAGcattaaattatgtacatttcAAAAACTGgtttatataaatatagtacCATAGTAACACTCTTGCGTCCATTAGCTACCAAGAAACTAAAAGCAGAATTGCAGTCCTAAATAGTCACAACGCTCCCCAATATAATCCAACAAAACACGCCATATATTCATTCTTTAGTCCGCTCTAAATCCTATCCAATATACCTTTTCTcaatctcttcttcttctcctctctCTCGCTCGCTCATATATTTTTGtctcaaattaaagaatccTCTCGGAGCCACCCAGAAACGATGAAACACAAATTCTCCCTCTGTTTCCGGCCGGTCGCCGTGGAAGCAGAGGACGCTGTTGTTGTGAGTCATGATCATCATGTGTGTGATGATGATTCTGTTTCAACAAAAATTGTCCCAGGTGGAAATAACCAACTGGTTTCATCATCGACCAGCGAATCATCATCGTCCTCGGTGTCGGTCCGGAAAAACCGAAAATTGATCCGACGAAAACGTGTCGCATTCAAGCACTTTCCTAGCCTCTTCAAAGCCATTGTTTTTCCCGATCCTATGGTCAGTTTATTCTTGGCAGTTAACATCACCCCCCTCCATTATATTCCTCTAAttaatcttttctttttcttgaaaaGTTAACAGTGACTAATACTATGCAGAAAAATATTCATCAACTTGAGCTTCAGCTCAAAAGCAAGGGTCCAGTGAAAAACAGAAAGCCTTTCCACGTACTGAAAAATGAACCAGGGAAACCAGAAACCATTGCTGAATCTGAGAATCAGCCAGAAGAAAAGTCCGCCATTGATCTTCTGACCTTGAGCTCATCAAGTTCTACATCTGAATCAAAAACGCTGCGATCAAGCCATGAAAAACCAATTGCTTCTTCTTCGAGTTGGATGTCATGTTTCTGCACGATTGTTTTGGCCCTACTTGCAACCATTTTTCTGGGTAAGATCGGAGCCATAGTATCAATATCGCTGGGGCTGAGCGGTTTCCATTGGCTGATTGGGTATTTCCGGCCACCGTTAGATATGATGAAGTCAGAGACGGCGGCTCCGAGGGAAAATCTTAAAATATGACAAAGATATTGACGGCGACTACTATGTTGCGCCTCAGTG is a window of Ipomoea triloba cultivar NCNSP0323 chromosome 11, ASM357664v1 DNA encoding:
- the LOC115997307 gene encoding uncharacterized protein LOC115997307; translated protein: MKHKFSLCFRPVAVEAEDAVVVSHDHHVCDDDSVSTKIVPGGNNQLVSSSTSESSSSSVSVRKNRKLIRRKRVAFKHFPSLFKAIVFPDPMKNIHQLELQLKSKGPVKNRKPFHVLKNEPGKPETIAESENQPEEKSAIDLLTLSSSSSTSESKTLRSSHEKPIASSSSWMSCFCTIVLALLATIFLGKIGAIVSISLGLSGFHWLIGYFRPPLDMMKSETAAPRENLKI